One genomic region from Leptospira stimsonii encodes:
- a CDS encoding SpvB/TcaC N-terminal domain-containing protein codes for MEYNKYLLLKLNAGLKILNRSYSLNQISTAFLKKRFIKSTFLMLLIILFSIPTMGFFSLFTSNEESTIPFPIPEITVDSLGKASASIEIPLPPATADIKPTINLNYSSGAGNGILGVGWELGGMETIVRDPVYGVQLNANDHFLSSNVGQLSYNSSNAPYYYSRRESFHRFEPVFDGSCSGGPCGWIEKLPDGITNYYGVADSSGDDFNSKIKAEGTNVVKIWALNRVRDRHGNGYDIRYLSSSLTNQYSPIPYQITYNQGAVLVEFEYEGRNDIFSNFALGGRYRLNSRLSGIQVSFQNSTIDQWDLSYTYSPNQQSQLSSISKTNYDLLNLSYTTGNLSFSSGVDHTAKSFVGLDFNAYYKPSDNGACSGAMATCLLTAVGANPLAALFCAFVIADQSVNCNRGIEKNYTAFVDVTGDERPDFVRLSPAGYQAIDPNLPPSNLLSYALAKIVVNPTSVSGSSVQVGSGTFESPAFRYTEATKIIPGDINGDGRMDFYIVEDYDLNLKLAISTGSGFNLVVTNIQTVMPRPDKQRWFYLRPDQNSYQFASDMNGDARTDFIQKVGSNLIVYFSNGNSLDSSSSNVISPSVYGAYGQSGQVFTDIDGNGIGDFIRFNNIDNPSTRELRYTLFDESGNAISRSFRSVQNNGKDGNAFFVDINGDALVDFVSVTPSGALTVYLFDGKNYATSPYQVGMNGVHPIEDSTQYMSPATANPYLLDVKRDGGPLDKLIETNTLLGQEEITIYLHDNSSQFTESFSVVAHLPDNVYSGDAPSTAYDIDKDGQNETIYIHFYYNVFNQQVMALRIHFTSDNTDYEQAIDANALYTASTFAEQPNYPALTSSLYDSWRLSKTFAEVNGDGLADFIWFDGSTIRISFGVLAGDRIEYNSNGDTQISASSFYTAMDLNRDGKADLIGIDSARNEIFNVVNFLSINSDTAVSMTGVIHFYSKVFSEPIGLLKTVNNGIGQKSKTISYLNSFEMPGAIAPNLSSYPVIPYDSTDVLARSVISDYGGNETSITCFNYLNHRYFSGIRDARRNLGFEKITSNTSLNYAPLNCSDPNPLRTNEKYAIQNGTFETDGIVFRNIDFYLGTIVSDDRSFYASVNSPFGTKYAQLNQSIQDTYQGGILLTSQNTSYSYGDLYGNPTLITETLGSNTVTTQVSYLNDPANWILGSPLLQRKVSNGLLVQDRFLTYYSNSDVSSIQDFPGKPEYSVQSFSVYDSYGNPLSIRDGNNNLMSFQYDIVVNKFPIQITNSLGQTIQKEYDLSKGLETKMTDPNGAVTIQNYDKFGRPNETILPGESSWSTRIIYDKTGQPGQTIQKLKNDSQNGDLVTKEFYDTLGRSIRKETPVDGGRILVSTSEYNSDGSLKQKIKTLYRRV; via the coding sequence ATGGAATATAATAAGTATCTTCTTTTAAAATTGAATGCGGGACTAAAGATTTTAAATCGCAGTTATTCCCTAAATCAGATTTCAACCGCGTTTCTAAAGAAGAGATTCATTAAGAGTACGTTCTTAATGCTGCTAATCATATTGTTTTCGATTCCAACGATGGGCTTCTTTTCGCTTTTTACAAGTAACGAAGAGTCAACGATTCCCTTTCCGATACCTGAAATCACGGTTGATTCATTAGGAAAAGCAAGTGCGAGTATTGAAATTCCTTTGCCGCCTGCAACTGCAGATATAAAGCCAACAATAAATTTAAATTATAGTTCTGGAGCCGGAAATGGCATTCTCGGAGTAGGTTGGGAGCTCGGGGGAATGGAAACTATCGTTCGTGATCCAGTTTATGGAGTTCAGCTTAACGCGAACGATCATTTCCTATCTTCCAATGTTGGTCAATTGTCTTACAATTCAAGTAATGCACCTTACTACTATTCCAGGAGAGAATCATTTCATCGATTTGAACCTGTTTTTGACGGATCCTGCTCGGGTGGGCCATGCGGCTGGATCGAAAAATTACCCGATGGAATCACGAATTATTATGGAGTTGCCGATTCCTCCGGTGATGACTTTAATTCTAAAATAAAAGCAGAAGGAACAAATGTAGTAAAAATTTGGGCTTTGAATCGTGTTCGTGACCGTCATGGAAACGGCTACGATATTCGATATTTATCTTCAAGTCTAACAAATCAATACTCTCCTATACCATACCAGATTACTTATAATCAAGGAGCGGTTTTAGTAGAATTTGAATATGAAGGCCGAAACGATATTTTTTCTAACTTTGCCCTTGGAGGGAGATATAGGTTAAATTCAAGATTGTCTGGAATTCAAGTTAGTTTCCAAAATTCAACAATTGATCAGTGGGATCTTAGCTACACATATAGCCCTAATCAACAGAGTCAATTATCGTCAATTTCGAAAACAAATTATGATCTACTAAATCTTTCATATACGACTGGAAATCTTTCGTTCAGTTCAGGAGTGGATCACACAGCAAAAAGTTTTGTAGGGTTAGATTTTAACGCTTATTACAAACCTTCAGATAACGGAGCATGTTCAGGAGCAATGGCAACTTGTTTATTGACTGCCGTTGGTGCCAACCCGCTCGCCGCATTATTTTGTGCCTTTGTTATAGCCGACCAAAGTGTAAATTGTAATAGAGGCATTGAGAAAAACTATACAGCGTTTGTAGATGTTACTGGAGATGAAAGACCAGACTTCGTACGGTTATCGCCCGCAGGCTATCAAGCGATTGATCCTAATCTTCCTCCAAGCAATTTATTAAGTTACGCTCTTGCGAAAATAGTCGTGAATCCGACTTCCGTTTCAGGGAGTTCTGTTCAAGTAGGAAGTGGAACTTTTGAATCTCCAGCATTTCGATATACGGAAGCGACCAAAATAATTCCGGGAGATATAAACGGTGATGGTCGAATGGATTTTTACATCGTTGAGGACTATGATCTCAACTTAAAACTAGCAATTTCGACTGGTTCTGGATTTAACTTAGTAGTCACAAATATACAGACTGTGATGCCGCGCCCTGATAAACAACGTTGGTTTTATTTAAGGCCGGATCAAAATTCATACCAATTTGCTTCTGATATGAATGGAGACGCAAGGACAGACTTTATTCAGAAAGTCGGAAGCAATCTTATAGTTTACTTTTCAAACGGGAACTCACTGGATTCGTCCTCTTCAAATGTAATTTCACCATCAGTTTATGGAGCATACGGCCAATCCGGTCAGGTGTTTACTGATATTGATGGAAACGGAATTGGTGATTTTATCAGATTTAATAATATTGATAACCCTTCAACTCGCGAGTTACGCTATACATTATTTGATGAAAGCGGAAATGCCATTTCTCGAAGTTTTAGATCTGTTCAAAATAATGGAAAAGACGGGAACGCATTTTTTGTGGATATTAATGGTGATGCCTTAGTTGATTTTGTTTCTGTAACTCCTTCAGGCGCATTAACAGTTTATTTATTTGACGGTAAAAATTATGCAACCTCACCGTATCAGGTTGGAATGAATGGTGTGCATCCAATTGAAGATTCAACACAATATATGTCTCCCGCGACGGCAAATCCTTATTTACTAGATGTTAAGAGAGACGGTGGGCCTTTAGATAAATTAATTGAAACGAATACTTTGCTGGGACAAGAGGAAATCACTATTTATCTCCATGACAATTCTTCGCAATTTACAGAGTCTTTTTCCGTCGTGGCTCACCTCCCTGATAATGTGTATTCTGGAGATGCCCCATCGACAGCTTATGATATAGATAAAGATGGTCAGAACGAAACAATTTATATTCATTTTTACTATAACGTATTTAACCAGCAAGTCATGGCATTGCGGATCCATTTTACCAGTGATAACACGGATTATGAACAGGCAATCGATGCCAATGCTCTCTACACAGCGTCAACCTTTGCGGAGCAACCAAATTATCCCGCATTGACGAGCTCTCTTTACGATAGCTGGAGGTTGTCTAAAACTTTCGCTGAAGTAAACGGTGATGGCTTGGCTGATTTCATCTGGTTTGACGGAAGCACAATTCGAATTTCATTCGGAGTATTAGCTGGAGATCGTATCGAATACAACTCGAACGGGGATACGCAAATTTCCGCGTCCTCTTTTTATACTGCAATGGATTTGAATCGAGATGGAAAAGCCGATTTGATCGGCATCGATTCTGCAAGAAATGAGATCTTTAATGTTGTTAACTTTCTTTCCATAAATAGTGATACTGCGGTTTCAATGACCGGAGTGATTCACTTTTATTCAAAAGTCTTTTCCGAACCAATTGGTCTACTGAAAACTGTCAACAATGGGATCGGCCAAAAATCAAAAACGATTTCTTATTTGAATTCTTTCGAAATGCCTGGCGCTATAGCTCCGAACCTTTCTTCATACCCAGTTATTCCCTATGATTCGACGGACGTTCTTGCACGTTCCGTGATCTCCGATTACGGCGGAAACGAAACTTCTATAACTTGTTTTAATTATCTAAATCACCGCTATTTTTCCGGAATAAGGGATGCTCGAAGGAATCTTGGATTTGAAAAAATAACTTCTAATACTAGTTTAAATTATGCTCCACTCAACTGTAGTGACCCAAATCCACTCCGGACAAATGAGAAATATGCAATTCAAAATGGAACATTTGAAACTGATGGAATCGTCTTTCGAAATATCGACTTTTATCTTGGAACAATAGTATCCGACGATCGATCATTTTACGCGAGTGTAAATTCCCCTTTTGGGACCAAATATGCTCAGCTCAACCAGTCAATTCAAGATACATATCAAGGCGGCATTCTATTAACGAGTCAAAATACGAGCTATTCTTATGGTGATTTATACGGTAATCCTACTCTTATCACCGAGACTTTAGGTAGCAATACAGTTACGACTCAAGTCTCTTATTTAAACGATCCTGCAAATTGGATTTTGGGAAGTCCGCTTTTGCAACGAAAAGTAAGTAATGGTCTACTTGTACAAGATAGATTTCTAACTTATTATTCAAATTCCGATGTTTCATCAATTCAAGATTTTCCGGGCAAACCTGAATATTCCGTACAAAGTTTCTCAGTATATGATTCTTATGGCAATCCATTGTCGATTCGTGATGGGAATAATAATTTGATGAGTTTTCAGTACGATATAGTTGTAAATAAATTCCCAATTCAAATTACAAACTCACTAGGCCAAACGATTCAAAAAGAGTATGATTTATCTAAAGGATTAGAAACTAAAATGACTGATCCAAATGGTGCAGTGACGATTCAAAACTATGATAAATTTGGTCGACCTAATGAAACGATTTTACCAGGAGAATCTAGTTGGAGTACTCGGATTATCTATGATAAAACCGGACAACCAGGACAAACGATTCAAAAATTGAAAAACGACAGTCAGAATGGTGATCTCGTAACTAAAGAATTTTATGATACATTGGGTCGTTCGATTCGAAAAGAAACGCCTGTGGACGGCGGGAGAATTCTTGTTTCAACTTCGGAATACAATTCCGATGGATCTTTAAAACAAAAAATCAAAACCTTATATCGAAGGGTTTGA